The genomic region TAGTGGGTGGAATCGATGCCTGGTCGACCCAGGTGGATGGAACCGTTCCTCGATACTAGCTCTGGAGACGATGCGTTTGGCGCTAATTAAGCCTGAACGGCCCAGCTGTTGCTAGCCCATACGCTCACGGAAATATTCGACAGTACGCTTGAGCCCTTCGCTGAGTTCGGCTCTCGGCTCCCAAGACAATTCCTGACGGAGCTTAGTGGAATCAATGACGCTCCGTGCCTGCTCGCCCTTTCTGGCTGGCCCATGAACTTCCTTACAGGTTGAATTCGTATGCGTGATGAGAAGCCTCAACAAATCGTTGATTGACGTTTCTTGCCCTGTGCCAACATTATACGTTCCTTGTATTTCCTGACTCATCACCGCGAGATTTGCCTCAACAACATCTTCAACATAGACGAAGTCTCTCGTTTGCCGTCCATTTCCATAAATAATCGCTTGCTCGTTGTTCAGCAACTTCTGAATAAAGATCGCAACCACCCCAGCCTCTCCATCAGGATCCTGACGAGGGCCATAGACATTCGCGTAGCGCAAGTTCACCACTTGAAGCCCGCTCACCCGTTGGTAGTATGAGAGGTACTGCTCCCCGCACAACTTACTGATGCCGTAGGGCGATAGCGGCCGCGTGACGTGGGACTCAGAAGCAGGGTAGATCTCCTGTTCGCCGTAGATCGCTCCACCCGAAGAAGAGAATACCACCTTCCGCACACCGTGCCTGACTGCTTGCTGCAATACGTTCAGCATTCCAAGAATATTCACCTGGGCATCGAAGACCGGATCTTCCACAGATTTCCTGACGTCCATCTGTGCCGCAAGATGCATGACGATATGGGGCCGCTCGTTGCGAAACACCCGCTCAAGTCGCCAGCTCTGGATATCCATCTTACAGAAGCGAGCGGCACGATTGAGGTTTTTCCGCTTTCCTGTGGATAGATTGTCCACCACCACCACTTCATGTCCTTCCTGGACAAGGCGATCGACCACATGGGAACCAATAAAGCCGGCACCTCCCGTCACGAGTACCTTCATGCATGCCCCCATCGCCAATGAATCGTCGTCATCCTCGCCCCTCCACAGTCCCCGTCATGCTGCGATCGCCCATACTAAACCCGACAAGAATCTCCCGATTCCCTTTTCGCCCTATCACAGGAGAATCGAGTACGCCTTTCAACTGAAGCCCCAACTGCGTCGCACAAGCAATGACTTTTTCAGTCACTGCCTCGCGTTGTGCATCATCCCGCACGATTCCGCCTCGCCCTACCTGCCCCTTGCCAACTTCAAACTGTGGCTTGACTAACGCGACAACCGCCGCGGATCTATTGAGGAGGCGCACAACGGCGGGCAAGACTAAGGTCAGCGATATAAAGGATACATCGATGACCGCCAGATCGATCGGCTCAGGAACCACGGCACGGTCAACATACCGAATATTAGTCCGTTCGAGCAAGACAACACGAGAATCTTGACGAAGCTTCCACTCGAACTGCCCATACCCCACATCGATGGCGTAAATACGGGTCGCGCCTCGCTGCAATAAACAATCGGTGAACCCGCCGGTCGAACAGCCGACGTCCATACCAACCGCCCCGAGTGGATCTATGTGAAACGCGTCAAGAGCCGCGGCTAATTTATCGCCTGATCGACTGACGAATAACGCAGGCTGCACAACCTCAATCCGCGCATCCAGCGGTACCAGCTTCGCAGGCTTATCCACCATGATCCCATCAACCGAGACTCCGCCTGCCAAGACCGCTCGAGCCGCGGCTTCACGGCTCGACACCAAGCCCTGCACCAGCAACACACGGTCCAACCGTTCTTTGTGAATACGAGGGGTGGTCGCCATAGTCACTTACGGAAGCAATACGACGGAATGGAGGCGGATAGAGGAGCCCCTACCAGGGAACTTAGGAAGACGGCTCATCGGTTTCGTCGTCTGGGGAGAAGGCGTGGATTCGTTTTCTGCCGTTCTTATCTTGCACGAGCACTTCTACTTTATGCTCGGCTTCTTCCAGAACCTTGAGGCAATTCTTGGAGAGGCGAATGCCCTCTTCGAAGATCCTGAGCGATTCGTCCAAGGGAAGATCGCTTTTCTCCAACTCGCCGACAATGGCTTCCAACCGCGCCATTGCCTGTTCAAACTTTACCGCTGCCACAGTACGCCTCGTTATTCATTCACAGATGTAGAGAGCCATTATACTCGACCACCTTGCAATTTCAAACTGCGGAATCGTCGAACACCCGCGTGACCTTGCAACTCAGCCGCCCGCTTGCCAATTGAGCCTCCAACTCCTCGCCAACCGCGACGTCGTTCGCTCGATGGAGAATCTTCCCAGCCGGCACAGTCTGAAGGATGCTGTACCCGCGACCAAGGACTGCCAATGGACTGAGCGTATGGAGCTGCGCCAGCAGCGCATGGACGCGATGACGATGTTGCGTCAAGACCACTCCCATCTGCCCCTCTAAGCGCTGTGAAAACTGCGGGACGGTTGCCAACCCTTGCTTGATCGCGAGAATAGGATTGAGACCGGATAGATCACGCTGTGCTACATGCACCCGCTCCCGCCCTACCGTGAGCAAGCGCTGGAGCATCTCGCGTAACCGATCCACCATATCGTCTGTCCGTTGCGCCGCTGCCTGGAGACGGAAACGGACATCCGTCACCCCCCGAATGCCGGCATCGAGCCGCTGCCGCTCAAACGCGCAATGCCGGAGCATCATCTGTCCCATACGGACGGTCAGCTCTCGTAATCGCTCCACGATCTCCGCCAAGACCGGAACGACCGCCTCGGCCGCCGCCGACGGCGTCGGCGCACGGAGGTCGGCCACGAAGTCAGACAACGTCACATCGATTTCATGCCCGACCGCCGACACTACTGGTACATGAGAAACCGCAATGGCACGCACAACGATCTCTTCGTTGAAACTCCAGAGATCCTCCATCGACCCTCCGCCACGCCCGACAATGATGACGTCCACAGAGCCCCATTCGTTCAACGCAGCAAGCGCCTCGGCGACTTGACGTCCGGCACTCTCCCCCTGAACTTGAACTGGCGCGATCAGAATCTGGATCGTCGGCCAGCGGCGACAAAGCACGGCCAGAATATCCCGTATGGCTGCGCCAGTTAGCGAGGTGATGACACCCACTGTCCGTGGAAACACCGGAAGAGGCTTCTTTCTGTCCTGATCGAACAACCCCTCTTCAGCCAATCGTTCTTTCAACTGTTCAAAGGCCAGCTGTAACGCGCCGACTCCCTTCGGCTCCACCGTATCGAGAACAATCTGATATTCTCCACGCAGTTCGTACACCGTGAGCCGCCCCCGCACAATCACCTGCATCCCCTCCTGCAAGGCGAAACGCAGCCGCACCGCGCTGGACCGAAACAGCACCGCGCGAATTTGGCTCGTCTTGTCCTTGAGTGTGCAATAGACATGTCCCGATCCGGGAGCACGAAGGTTGGAGAGTTCGCCTTCCAGCCAGATGTCAGAGAATTGTTCTTCGATGGAGGTGCGGAGTAGTCCCGTCAACTCCGAAACCGTAAAGACCTGTTTCGGAGGAGTAGGCTGAGAGAAGAGATCAGGGAAACCGGGAGAGCTCGTGGTGAGACTCCTTTAATCGATGATGCGAATGCGTTCGATCGAGAGGGCCTTCCCGAGGCGCGCATCAAGCTCGATCAGAACCGCACAAAAAACGGAGGGTCCTGAGGCCACTTCGAAGCGCCGCGGCATCCCAGTCAGAAACTTTTCGATCGCCAATTCTTTCTTTACCCCAATCACGGAATGGAGAGGGCCGGTCATGCCGATGTCCGTCATATAGGCCGTCCCCTTCGGGAAAATCTGATCGTCAGCCGTTTGCACATGCGTATGGGTCCCGACCACGGCCACGACCTCGCCGTCCAGATAATGTCCCATCGCCATTTTTTCAGATGTGGCCTCTGCATGCATATCGACAATCACAGCAGCCACTCGCTTCTTCAATCCGGCCAGCTCTTTTTTTGCGACCTGAAACGGGCAATCCAACGTCGGCATATAGGCCCGACCCATCAGCTGCATGACGCCTAACTGCTCCCCACCGGCCGATTCGACCACCACACTGCCATACCCCGGCACACCGCTCGGATAATTGGCAGGCCGAAGCAGGCGCGGCTCACGGGGAAAATAGTCGAGAATTTCCTTCTTATCCCAGGCATGATTCCCGGTCGTGATGACCGCAAGGCCGAGCTCGAACAACTCTTCAGCCAAATCAGGCGTGATGCCAAATCCGGCGGCCGCGTTTTCACCATTACCAATAACAATGTCAATCTGCCGCTGAGCGACCAGTCTGGGAACGGCCCGGGCCACCGCACGGCGCCCGGGTTCTCCAAAGATATCGCCGATGAAGAGAACCTTCACTTCGCATACTCCACATACCGGCTCTCTCGAATGACCGTCACCCGAATTGTGCCTGGATAGGTCAACTCCTGCTCGATCTTCTTCGCCAGGTCCCGCGACAGCTGGAACGACTCGGCATCTGTAATATCTTCCTGTCGAACGATGACGCGAATCTCCCGGCCTGCCTGGATGGCATAGGCTTTCTGCACCCCTTTGATCGTCGTGGCAAGCGACTCCAACTTCTCCAACCGCTTCACGTAGGTCTCCAAGGCCTCACGTCTCGCCCCAGGTCTGGCGGCAGACAACGCTTCGGCTGCAGCCACCAAGACGGACTCGGGACAGATCGGCTCCACTTGTTCGTGGTGCCCTGCGATGGCATTGATAATCTTCTCACTCTCGCCATACTTCTTGGCGATCTCGGCGCCCAACATGGCATGGGGGCCCTCTTCTTCATGACTGACGGCTTTCCCGATATCGTGGAGCAGCGCCCCTCGTCTTGCCAACTTCACATCGAGCCCGAGCTCCGACGCCATGATGCCGCAGATATAAGCCGCTTCACGCGCATGGTAGAGATTGTTCTGTCCATAACTCGTCCGGTATTTGAGCCGACCAAGCACTTTGATCAACTCAGGATGAAAGTCAGAGAGGCCTAACTCAAAAATGATTTTCTCGGCCTCTTCATACATGAGCTTATCGATATCGACTTTGACCTTCTCAACGATCTCCTCGATCCGCGTCGGATGGATGCGCCCGTCATGCATGAGCCGTTCGAGCGACACCTTGGCGATCTCCCGACGCAACGGATCGAAACCGGAGATAATCACCGCTTCGGGGGTCTCATCGATGATTAAGTCGATTCCCGTCGCAGCTTCGATCGCACGAATATTGCGCCCTTCCCGTCCAATGATCCGCCCCTTCATCGCGTCGTTCGGGATCTGGACCACGGAAATCGTGGACTCGGACACGTAATCACGCACCACCCGTTGGATTGAGCAGGTAATGATCTCGCGTGCTTCCCGTTCCGCATTCTCCCGGGCCTCTTCTAAGATCCGCTTCGCAAGCCCAACAGCTTCCAGCCGAGCCTGACTTTCCATTTCATGAATGAGCTGCTTCTTCGCTTCGTCGGACGTCATTCCTGCGACACGTTCCAGTGCCTCACAATGTTCCTTCTCCGCTCGAGCACAAGCCGATTCTTTCACTGTCAGCTTTTCTTCCCGTTTCACCAGCTCCAGATCTCGTTTCTGCGTATCGCCTTCTCGCTTGTCGATCGCACTGATTCGTTTCTCGATGGTTTCATCGCGCTGAATCAAACGTTTTTCGACAACGGCGAGCTCGGCCATCTTGGCCTTCTGCTCTTTCTCGAGTTCCGATTTCGACTGCAGCAGAAGATCTTTCGCTTCCAGCTTGGCTTCTTTGACAATATTGTCCGCCTCCCGCTGGGCATTCTGCACAGACTGGCGGGCTTGCTCCTCTTCTTGCGCCTTCTTCGTAGCGCCAGAAGAACGACGAATCAGTTCGAAAAGCCCGATTCCGAGCAATCCTCCAACGAGTCCTGTCAACAGATAGGCAAAAATTGAAGTAGTAATTTGACTCACCCCCCTACAGTCCCGAGACGAGAAACACCCGGCTTCTCAGCCTCGTCTTGATACAAGGTTGGTCGACGGTTCTATCTTGATGTGGGGGCGCAGTGGAAGATTAGCTGAACG from Nitrospirota bacterium harbors:
- a CDS encoding NAD-dependent epimerase/dehydratase family protein; amino-acid sequence: MKVLVTGGAGFIGSHVVDRLVQEGHEVVVVDNLSTGKRKNLNRAARFCKMDIQSWRLERVFRNERPHIVMHLAAQMDVRKSVEDPVFDAQVNILGMLNVLQQAVRHGVRKVVFSSSGGAIYGEQEIYPASESHVTRPLSPYGISKLCGEQYLSYYQRVSGLQVVNLRYANVYGPRQDPDGEAGVVAIFIQKLLNNEQAIIYGNGRQTRDFVYVEDVVEANLAVMSQEIQGTYNVGTGQETSINDLLRLLITHTNSTCKEVHGPARKGEQARSVIDSTKLRQELSWEPRAELSEGLKRTVEYFRERMG
- a CDS encoding TlyA family RNA methyltransferase, which produces MATTPRIHKERLDRVLLVQGLVSSREAAARAVLAGGVSVDGIMVDKPAKLVPLDARIEVVQPALFVSRSGDKLAAALDAFHIDPLGAVGMDVGCSTGGFTDCLLQRGATRIYAIDVGYGQFEWKLRQDSRVVLLERTNIRYVDRAVVPEPIDLAVIDVSFISLTLVLPAVVRLLNRSAAVVALVKPQFEVGKGQVGRGGIVRDDAQREAVTEKVIACATQLGLQLKGVLDSPVIGRKGNREILVGFSMGDRSMTGTVEGRG
- the xseB gene encoding exodeoxyribonuclease VII small subunit codes for the protein MAAVKFEQAMARLEAIVGELEKSDLPLDESLRIFEEGIRLSKNCLKVLEEAEHKVEVLVQDKNGRKRIHAFSPDDETDEPSS
- a CDS encoding TIGR00282 family metallophosphoesterase, with the protein product MKVLFIGDIFGEPGRRAVARAVPRLVAQRQIDIVIGNGENAAAGFGITPDLAEELFELGLAVITTGNHAWDKKEILDYFPREPRLLRPANYPSGVPGYGSVVVESAGGEQLGVMQLMGRAYMPTLDCPFQVAKKELAGLKKRVAAVIVDMHAEATSEKMAMGHYLDGEVVAVVGTHTHVQTADDQIFPKGTAYMTDIGMTGPLHSVIGVKKELAIEKFLTGMPRRFEVASGPSVFCAVLIELDARLGKALSIERIRIID
- the rny gene encoding ribonuclease Y; translated protein: MSQITTSIFAYLLTGLVGGLLGIGLFELIRRSSGATKKAQEEEQARQSVQNAQREADNIVKEAKLEAKDLLLQSKSELEKEQKAKMAELAVVEKRLIQRDETIEKRISAIDKREGDTQKRDLELVKREEKLTVKESACARAEKEHCEALERVAGMTSDEAKKQLIHEMESQARLEAVGLAKRILEEARENAEREAREIITCSIQRVVRDYVSESTISVVQIPNDAMKGRIIGREGRNIRAIEAATGIDLIIDETPEAVIISGFDPLRREIAKVSLERLMHDGRIHPTRIEEIVEKVKVDIDKLMYEEAEKIIFELGLSDFHPELIKVLGRLKYRTSYGQNNLYHAREAAYICGIMASELGLDVKLARRGALLHDIGKAVSHEEEGPHAMLGAEIAKKYGESEKIINAIAGHHEQVEPICPESVLVAAAEALSAARPGARREALETYVKRLEKLESLATTIKGVQKAYAIQAGREIRVIVRQEDITDAESFQLSRDLAKKIEQELTYPGTIRVTVIRESRYVEYAK